Proteins found in one Zea mays cultivar B73 chromosome 1, Zm-B73-REFERENCE-NAM-5.0, whole genome shotgun sequence genomic segment:
- the LOC103645683 gene encoding mavicyanin — protein MAPRTALLIATAAMAVIAAAALLPATASATTYMVGDESGWDVGPDYDAWASGKKFKVGDTLEFLYSEGSHNVVVVDAQSYEACAVPSNAPTLTSGDDSVELGQAGRWLFICGVEGHCDAGMKLAVDVHG, from the exons ATGGCCCCGCGTACGGCACTGCTCATTGCCACCGCCGCCATGGCCGTCATCGCCGCCGCCGCATTGCTCCCGGCGACCGCGTCGGCGACGACGTACATGGTCGGGGACGAGTCCGGCTGGGACGTCGGGCCGGACTACGACGCCTGGGCCAGCGGCAAGAAGTTCAAGGTCGGCGACACGCTCG AGTTCCTGTACTCGGAGGGCTCCCACAACGTGGTGGTGGTGGACGCGCAGAGCTACGAGGCGTGCGCCGTGCCGAGCAACGCGCCGACGCTGACCTCCGGGGACGACAGCGTGGAGCTGGGGCAGGCCGGGCGGTGGCTCTTCATCTGCGGCGTCGAGGGCCACTGCGACGCCGGCATGAAGCTCGCCGTCGACGTCCACGGATGA
- the LOC100273191 gene encoding BTB/POZ and MATH domain-containing protein 4-like isoform X2, which yields MEDEDAGLGDGGEASPPHHAAASGDRARDLAASPTSSRSVTQTVNGSHRFVIQGYSLAKGMGVGKHIASDTFTVGGYQWAIYFYPDGKNPEDNSGYVSVFIALASDGTDVRALFELTLLDQSGKGKHKVHSHFDRSLESGPYTLKYRGSMWGYKRFFRRNALEQSDFLKDDCLKINCTVGVVVSTMDYSRPHSIEVPESDIGYHFGTLLDTLEGVDVIFSVAGEKFHAHKLVLAARSSFFRSEFFDHESDEEKNETGTGDEIKEIVIDDMDPVVFKAVLHFMYRDNLVNDDELMASSSDCSIFDSLAGKLMAAADKYELPRLRLLCESYLCKHVSVNSVATTLALADRYHAIELKSVCLKFAAENLSAVIRTEGFDYLKDNCPSLQSEILRTVAGCEEQCSSGVKSQSVWAQLSDGGDTSGRRVRPRV from the exons ATGGAGGACGAGGACGCCGGCCTCGGCGACGGGGGCGAGGCCTCCCCTCCGCACCATGCCGCGGCGTCGGGCGACCGGGCGCGGGACTTGGCGGCGTCCCCGACCAGCTCGCGCTCCGTGACGCAGACGGTGAACGGGTCCCACCGCTTCGTGATCCAGGGCTACTCGCTCGCCAAGGGCATGGGCGTGGGGAAGCACATCGCCAGCGACACCTTCACCGTCGGCGGCTACCAGTGGGCGATCTACTTTTACCCAGACGGGAAGAACCCCGAGGACAACTCCGGCTACGTCTCGGTCTTCATCGCGCTCGCGTCCGACGGCACCGACGTGCGCGCGCTCTTCGAGCTCACGCTTCTAGACCAGAGTGGCAAGGGCAAGCACAAGGTGCACTCGCACTTTGACCGCTCCCTAGAGTCCGGACCGTACACTCTCAAGTACCGCGGATCCATGTG GGGCTATAAAAGGTTCTTTCGGCGTAATGCTCTTGAGCAATCAGATTTTCTTAAAGATGATTGCTTGAAGATAAACTGTACTGTGGGTGTTGTAGTATCAACTATGGATTATTCCAGGCCACATTCAATAGAGGTTCCAGAGTCTGACATAGGCTATCATTTTGGAACTCTTTTGGACACTCTGGAAGGTGTAGATGTCATTTTTAGTGTAGCAGGAGAGAAGTTTCATGCCCATAAGTTGGTATTGGCTGCCCGATCTTCCTTTTTTAGATCTGAATTTTTCGACCATGAatctgatgaagagaagaacgaaACTGGTACAGGGGATGAAATCAAGGAGATCGTTATTGATGATATGGATCCTGTAGTGTTCAAG GCGGTGCTTCACTTTATGTACAGGGACAATCTTGTTAATGATGATGAGTTGATGGCATCAAGCTCTGACTGCTCTATATTTGATAGTTTAGCTGGGAAGTTAATGGCTGCTGCAGACAAATATGAGTTGCCAAGGCTAAGATTGTTGTGTGAATCTTACTTGTGCAAGCATGTTTCTGTAAACTCCGTGGCAACTACTCTAGCATTGGCTGATCGATACCATGCTATCGAGCTTAAATCTGTTTGCCTAAAATTTGCTGCTGAAAACCTTTCGG CTGTGATCCGGACCGAGGGGTTCGACTATCTCAAAGACAACTGCCCATCCCTGCAGTCAGAGATACTGCGGACAGTTGCCGGATGTGAGGAACAATGTAGCAGCGGCGTGAAAAGCCAGAGCGTATGGGCGCAGCTCTCTGACGGCGGCGACACCAGCGGTCGCAGGGTGAGGCCAAGGGTCTGA
- the LOC100193357 gene encoding Replication factor C subunit 5, with amino-acid sequence MLWVDKYRPKTLDKVTVHDQVAQNLRKFVSEQDCPHLLFYGPSGSGKKTLILALIKQMFGAGAEKVKLENKTWKIDTGTRTFEIELAMLSSAHHVEMTPSDAGFQDRYVVQEVIKEMAKNRPIDAKGKRAFKVLVLNEVDKLSREAQHSLRRTMEKYSSSCRLILCCNSSSKVTEAVRSRCLNVRVNAPSEDQIVQVLEFIGKKENLHLPAGFAARIAAQSNRNLRRAILFFETCKVQQYPFTSNQVAPPLDWEQYVSEIATDILTEQSPKRLFAVRQKFYELLVNCIPPESILKKLLAELLRKLDADLKHEICHWAAHYEHKMRLGSKAIFHLEAFVAKFMSVYKEFLVATFG; translated from the exons ATGTTGTGGGTAGATAAGTACCGGCCGAAAACCCTAGACAAGGTCACCGTGCACGACCAGGTTGCTCAGAACCTCAGGAAGTTT GTGTCGGAGCAGGATTGCCCGCACCTGTTGTTCTATGGGCCGTCGGGGTCCGGGAAGAAAACCCTAATCCTCGCGCTCATCAAGCAGATGTTCGGCGCTGGCGCGGAGAAG GTTAAGCTGGAGAACAAGACATGGAAAATCGAT ACTGGAACAAGGACATTTGAGATAGAATTGGCGATGTTGTCAAGTGCTCACCATGTGGAGATGACCCCCAGTGATGCTGGCTTTCAGGACAGGTATGTTGTTCAGGAGGTCATCAAAGAGATGGCGAAGAACAggccaattgatgccaaaggcaaGAGAGCATTTAAAG tccttgtgttaaatGAGGTCGACAAGCTCTCACGAGAAGCCCAGCATTCCCTCCGCAGGACTATGGAAAAGTATAGCTCATCATGTAGACTGATCCTATGCTGTAACAGCTCCTCAAAAGTGACAGAAGCTGTAAGATCCCGTTGCTTAAATGTGCGAGTAAATGCACCCAGCGAAGATCAG ATTGTCCAAGTTCTAGAGTTCATTGGGAAGAAAGAAAATCTGCATCTTCCAGCTGGATTTGCTGCTCGTATCGCCGCACAATCAAACCGTAATCTTAGGCGGGCAATTCTGTTTTTTGAGACTTGCAAAGTGCAACA atatccatttacatcaaaTCAAGTGGCGCCTCCTCTTGACTGGGAGCAATATGTGTCTGAAATAGCAACTGATATACTTACAGAACAAAGCCCTAAAAG GCTATTTGCTGTACGCCAGAAATTCTATGAATTACTCGTCAATTGTATCCCACCCGAAAGTATTTTGAAG AAGTTGTTGGCAGAATTACTGAGGAAGTTAGATGCGGATCTGAAACATGAGATCTGTCACTGGGCCGCACATTAT GAACACAAGATGCGCCTCGGATCAAAGGCTATTTTTCATCTAGAAG CTTTCGTGGCCAAGTTCATGAGCGTTTACAAGGAGTTCCTGGTGGCGACATTTGGTTGA
- the LOC103645682 gene encoding rho GTPase-activating protein 7, protein MAPLLLRPLLAGECEMDEVFDMDGDDSAQLLATANAANSAQGIVATLLEEYEGIFHDEHLRCSLSPESQIEDSGTEASTDDGNLEAKGNGFHDAENDVDQELDDDNGVERILSGKLSESSGYAGSDLYDYKNGNIMIDEKTNVLTIIFYDYNVDTTVKWEYLEHGYDLL, encoded by the exons ATGGCGCCTCTTCTGTTGCGTCCACTTCTGGCTGGTGAATGTGAGATGGATGAAGTATTTGATATGGATGGTGACGATTCTGCGCAGCTTCTTGCTACAGCAAACGCCGCAAACAGTGCTCAAGGAATTGTCGCAACTCTCTTGGAGGAATATGAGGGCATTTTTCAT GATGAACACCTCAGATGTTCCTTGTCACCTGAATCTCAAATTGAAGATAGTGGTACTGAAGCATCAACTGATGATGGTAATTTGGAAGCCAAGGGCAATGGATTTCATGATGCAGAAAATGATGTAGATCAAGAATTGGATGATGACAATGGTGTGGAGCGTATACTTAGTGGGAAATTGAGTGAGAGTAGTGGATATGCTGGCAGTGACCTCTATGACTACAAG AATGGCAATATCATGATTGATGAAAAGACCAATGTGTTGACCATCATT TTCTATGACTATAACGTGGATACAACTGTGAAATGGGAATATCTTGAACACGG GTACGACCTCCTGTGA
- the LOC103644160 gene encoding probable magnesium transporter NIPA8 has protein sequence MARLNEGLSLFDAILIVPMFQITWTFFSICIGFVYFQEYQVFDTLRIIMFVLGMTFVFVGISLLAPDDSKADTKDGSSTAEDSIIDIDRNGKMLMEETDIDDSISFVTSVKVNAKRVLSKAKSACSMSLGLGESTISASSMLAMPMVSSRTTGFRGIENDRPKYVPLRTTDWSNL, from the exons ATGGCAAGATTGAATGAAGGGCTGTCATTATTTGATGCAATACTGATTGTTCCAATGTTTCAAATTACTTGGACCTTCTTCTCTATTTGTATAGGATTTGTTTACTTTCAAGAATATCAA GTATTTGATACACTCAGGATAATTATGTTTGTGTTAGGCATGACATTTGTCTTTGTTGGGATCTCCTTGCTAGCACCCGATGACAGTAAAG CTGATACGAAAGATGGTTCAAGCACCGCCGAGGACTCCATAATTGACATAGACAG AAATGGAAAGATGCTGATGGAGGAGACAGACATAGATGATAGCATCTCCTTTGTTACTTCTGTAAAAGTAAATGCAAAACGTGTACTTTCAAAGGCAAAG TCCGCATGCTCCATGTCCCTTGGCCTTGGGGAGAGCACCATAAGCGCTTCATCGATGCTTGCCATGCCTATGGTCTCGTCAAGAACAACCGGCTTCAGAGGAATCGAAAACGACCGTCCAAAGTATGTCCCTTTAAGAACCACTGATTGGAGTAACCTATAG
- the LOC100273191 gene encoding BTB/POZ and MATH domain-containing protein 4-like isoform X1: MEDEDAGLGDGGEASPPHHAAASGDRARDLAASPTSSRSVTQTVNGSHRFVIQGYSLAKGMGVGKHIASDTFTVGGYQWAIYFYPDGKNPEDNSGYVSVFIALASDGTDVRALFELTLLDQSGKGKHKVHSHFDRSLESGPYTLKYRGSMWGYKRFFRRNALEQSDFLKDDCLKINCTVGVVVSTMDYSRPHSIEVPESDIGYHFGTLLDTLEGVDVIFSVAGEKFHAHKLVLAARSSFFRSEFFDHESDEEKNETGTGDEIKEIVIDDMDPVVFKAVLHFMYRDNLVNDDELMASSSDCSIFDSLAGKLMAAADKYELPRLRLLCESYLCKHVSVNSVATTLALADRYHAIELKSVCLKFAAENLSAVIRTEGFDYLKDNCPSLQSEILRTVAGCEEQCSSGVKSQSVWAQLSDGGDTSGRRADAMNSQKGDPS, from the exons ATGGAGGACGAGGACGCCGGCCTCGGCGACGGGGGCGAGGCCTCCCCTCCGCACCATGCCGCGGCGTCGGGCGACCGGGCGCGGGACTTGGCGGCGTCCCCGACCAGCTCGCGCTCCGTGACGCAGACGGTGAACGGGTCCCACCGCTTCGTGATCCAGGGCTACTCGCTCGCCAAGGGCATGGGCGTGGGGAAGCACATCGCCAGCGACACCTTCACCGTCGGCGGCTACCAGTGGGCGATCTACTTTTACCCAGACGGGAAGAACCCCGAGGACAACTCCGGCTACGTCTCGGTCTTCATCGCGCTCGCGTCCGACGGCACCGACGTGCGCGCGCTCTTCGAGCTCACGCTTCTAGACCAGAGTGGCAAGGGCAAGCACAAGGTGCACTCGCACTTTGACCGCTCCCTAGAGTCCGGACCGTACACTCTCAAGTACCGCGGATCCATGTG GGGCTATAAAAGGTTCTTTCGGCGTAATGCTCTTGAGCAATCAGATTTTCTTAAAGATGATTGCTTGAAGATAAACTGTACTGTGGGTGTTGTAGTATCAACTATGGATTATTCCAGGCCACATTCAATAGAGGTTCCAGAGTCTGACATAGGCTATCATTTTGGAACTCTTTTGGACACTCTGGAAGGTGTAGATGTCATTTTTAGTGTAGCAGGAGAGAAGTTTCATGCCCATAAGTTGGTATTGGCTGCCCGATCTTCCTTTTTTAGATCTGAATTTTTCGACCATGAatctgatgaagagaagaacgaaACTGGTACAGGGGATGAAATCAAGGAGATCGTTATTGATGATATGGATCCTGTAGTGTTCAAG GCGGTGCTTCACTTTATGTACAGGGACAATCTTGTTAATGATGATGAGTTGATGGCATCAAGCTCTGACTGCTCTATATTTGATAGTTTAGCTGGGAAGTTAATGGCTGCTGCAGACAAATATGAGTTGCCAAGGCTAAGATTGTTGTGTGAATCTTACTTGTGCAAGCATGTTTCTGTAAACTCCGTGGCAACTACTCTAGCATTGGCTGATCGATACCATGCTATCGAGCTTAAATCTGTTTGCCTAAAATTTGCTGCTGAAAACCTTTCGG CTGTGATCCGGACCGAGGGGTTCGACTATCTCAAAGACAACTGCCCATCCCTGCAGTCAGAGATACTGCGGACAGTTGCCGGATGTGAGGAACAATGTAGCAGCGGCGTGAAAAGCCAGAGCGTATGGGCGCAGCTCTCTGACGGCGGCGACACCAGCGGTCGCAGG GCGGACGCGATGAACTCACAGAAGGGCGACCCGAGTTGA
- the LOC100273191 gene encoding BTB/POZ and MATH domain-containing protein 4-like: MEDEDAGLGDGGEASPPHHAAASGDRARDLAASPTSSRSVTQTVNGSHRFVIQGYSLAKGMGVGKHIASDTFTVGGYQWAIYFYPDGKNPEDNSGYVSVFIALASDGTDVRALFELTLLDQSGKGKHKVHSHFDRSLESGPYTLKYRGSMWGYKRFFRRNALEQSDFLKDDCLKINCTVGVVVSTMDYSRPHSIEVPESDIGYHFGTLLDTLEGVDVIFSVAGEKFHAHKLVLAARSSFFRSEFFDHESDEEKNETGTGDEIKEIVIDDMDPVVFKAVLHFMYRDNLVNDDELMASSSDCSIFDSLAGKLMAAADKYELPRLRLLCESYLCKHVSVNSVATTLALADRYHAIELKSVCLKFAAENLSAVIRTEGFDYLKDNCPSLQSEILRTVAGCEEQCSSGVKSQSVWAQLSDGGDTSGRRDVFS; this comes from the exons ATGGAGGACGAGGACGCCGGCCTCGGCGACGGGGGCGAGGCCTCCCCTCCGCACCATGCCGCGGCGTCGGGCGACCGGGCGCGGGACTTGGCGGCGTCCCCGACCAGCTCGCGCTCCGTGACGCAGACGGTGAACGGGTCCCACCGCTTCGTGATCCAGGGCTACTCGCTCGCCAAGGGCATGGGCGTGGGGAAGCACATCGCCAGCGACACCTTCACCGTCGGCGGCTACCAGTGGGCGATCTACTTTTACCCAGACGGGAAGAACCCCGAGGACAACTCCGGCTACGTCTCGGTCTTCATCGCGCTCGCGTCCGACGGCACCGACGTGCGCGCGCTCTTCGAGCTCACGCTTCTAGACCAGAGTGGCAAGGGCAAGCACAAGGTGCACTCGCACTTTGACCGCTCCCTAGAGTCCGGACCGTACACTCTCAAGTACCGCGGATCCATGTG GGGCTATAAAAGGTTCTTTCGGCGTAATGCTCTTGAGCAATCAGATTTTCTTAAAGATGATTGCTTGAAGATAAACTGTACTGTGGGTGTTGTAGTATCAACTATGGATTATTCCAGGCCACATTCAATAGAGGTTCCAGAGTCTGACATAGGCTATCATTTTGGAACTCTTTTGGACACTCTGGAAGGTGTAGATGTCATTTTTAGTGTAGCAGGAGAGAAGTTTCATGCCCATAAGTTGGTATTGGCTGCCCGATCTTCCTTTTTTAGATCTGAATTTTTCGACCATGAatctgatgaagagaagaacgaaACTGGTACAGGGGATGAAATCAAGGAGATCGTTATTGATGATATGGATCCTGTAGTGTTCAAG GCGGTGCTTCACTTTATGTACAGGGACAATCTTGTTAATGATGATGAGTTGATGGCATCAAGCTCTGACTGCTCTATATTTGATAGTTTAGCTGGGAAGTTAATGGCTGCTGCAGACAAATATGAGTTGCCAAGGCTAAGATTGTTGTGTGAATCTTACTTGTGCAAGCATGTTTCTGTAAACTCCGTGGCAACTACTCTAGCATTGGCTGATCGATACCATGCTATCGAGCTTAAATCTGTTTGCCTAAAATTTGCTGCTGAAAACCTTTCGG CTGTGATCCGGACCGAGGGGTTCGACTATCTCAAAGACAACTGCCCATCCCTGCAGTCAGAGATACTGCGGACAGTTGCCGGATGTGAGGAACAATGTAGCAGCGGCGTGAAAAGCCAGAGCGTATGGGCGCAGCTCTCTGACGGCGGCGACACCAGCGGTCGCAGG GATGTTTTTTCTTAA
- the LOC100273191 gene encoding BTB/POZ and MATH domain-containing protein 4-like isoform X3: MEDEDAGLGDGGEASPPHHAAASGDRARDLAASPTSSRSVTQTVNGSHRFVIQGYSLAKGMGVGKHIASDTFTVGGYQWAIYFYPDGKNPEDNSGYVSVFIALASDGTDVRALFELTLLDQSGKGKHKVHSHFDRSLESGPYTLKYRGSMWGYKRFFRRNALEQSDFLKDDCLKINCTVGVVVSTMDYSRPHSIEVPESDIGYHFGTLLDTLEGVDVIFSVAGEKFHAHKLVLAARSSFFRSEFFDHESDEEKNETGTGDEIKEIVIDDMDPVVFKAVLHFMYRDNLVNDDELMASSSDCSIFDSLAGKLMAAADKYELPRLRLLCESYLCKHVSVNSVATTLALADRYHAIELKSVCLKFAAENLSDALMYLQL, from the exons ATGGAGGACGAGGACGCCGGCCTCGGCGACGGGGGCGAGGCCTCCCCTCCGCACCATGCCGCGGCGTCGGGCGACCGGGCGCGGGACTTGGCGGCGTCCCCGACCAGCTCGCGCTCCGTGACGCAGACGGTGAACGGGTCCCACCGCTTCGTGATCCAGGGCTACTCGCTCGCCAAGGGCATGGGCGTGGGGAAGCACATCGCCAGCGACACCTTCACCGTCGGCGGCTACCAGTGGGCGATCTACTTTTACCCAGACGGGAAGAACCCCGAGGACAACTCCGGCTACGTCTCGGTCTTCATCGCGCTCGCGTCCGACGGCACCGACGTGCGCGCGCTCTTCGAGCTCACGCTTCTAGACCAGAGTGGCAAGGGCAAGCACAAGGTGCACTCGCACTTTGACCGCTCCCTAGAGTCCGGACCGTACACTCTCAAGTACCGCGGATCCATGTG GGGCTATAAAAGGTTCTTTCGGCGTAATGCTCTTGAGCAATCAGATTTTCTTAAAGATGATTGCTTGAAGATAAACTGTACTGTGGGTGTTGTAGTATCAACTATGGATTATTCCAGGCCACATTCAATAGAGGTTCCAGAGTCTGACATAGGCTATCATTTTGGAACTCTTTTGGACACTCTGGAAGGTGTAGATGTCATTTTTAGTGTAGCAGGAGAGAAGTTTCATGCCCATAAGTTGGTATTGGCTGCCCGATCTTCCTTTTTTAGATCTGAATTTTTCGACCATGAatctgatgaagagaagaacgaaACTGGTACAGGGGATGAAATCAAGGAGATCGTTATTGATGATATGGATCCTGTAGTGTTCAAG GCGGTGCTTCACTTTATGTACAGGGACAATCTTGTTAATGATGATGAGTTGATGGCATCAAGCTCTGACTGCTCTATATTTGATAGTTTAGCTGGGAAGTTAATGGCTGCTGCAGACAAATATGAGTTGCCAAGGCTAAGATTGTTGTGTGAATCTTACTTGTGCAAGCATGTTTCTGTAAACTCCGTGGCAACTACTCTAGCATTGGCTGATCGATACCATGCTATCGAGCTTAAATCTGTTTGCCTAAAATTTGCTGCTGAAAACCTTTCGG ATGCCCTTATGTATCTGCAGCTGTGA